The DNA region AACGGAATTCAGTTTTCGCTCTTGGGAGGTTTGGAACGTTTCTTGCCAAGGCTCTCTTTCCCTAAAGTATGGCTTTAAAATCAATCTAGGTTCTAGGACGGTTTCGTTTGTTCTCTAAATTTTTTGCTCCCAAAAACGCGATGACCATTTCGGATGATCTCTTCACAGAAGTGATGTTACGAAACAACAAACGGATGTTTTTGTCTTTTCTTTCGATTTTGGCCCTCGCTAATATCGCCACACTTTCCATCAAAATTTCAGGAAAAGGTTCTGATTATCTAACCTATGAAAGTATCTTAATAGAATTTGTCCTAGCCACCTCCATTTTGATTGTTGGTTTTTTACTTTCTACTAAATTAAAAACACATTGGGCATCCAGTTACATTTCGATCACCGGTGTTACCTTATGTTTACTTGTATTCCAATATGTGATTTATGGAGCTACTGAACTAGCCGCAACTTTTTATATTTCCTTTGTTCTCAGTGTATTGTACTTCAATCGAAATGCTTCCATTTATAATTTTATTTTAATTATCTTTTCTGAAATTCTTTTGTTTGTATTACGACCTGAACTCATTCCTGGAGGCCCAAGAAGTAATATCATCGTTAGGTTTCTCATTTTTGTTTGGGTAGGAATTGGGGCCACTGTGGGAGCAACGGCTACAAGAAATTTACTCAATTTAGCGGTGGAAAAACAAAAAGAAGCAAAAAAGGCTTTAGACAATTTATTGAATATGGCAAAAACCATCCTCAGAACTATTGATCTGATGAAAGAACAAATCAGAAACCAAGACACCATTTCTGAAGAATTAAAACAAATTTCGGAACACCAAGCATCTTCTCTTTCTGAAATATCAAATTCTTTAAAAGAACTATCTTCCAAAGCAGATTCTAATAATAAAATTGCCAAATTGTTGTATAACGAATCAGAAGTGTCTATTCAGTCTGTGAATGATTTAAAAACCATCAATGAAACTGTCCAAGTAGGAACAGGAAGGATTTATAAAAATTTAGATGTAGTCATGGGTTATTCTAATGATACCTCTGAACATATCCAACTTTCAAAAAGTAAGTTCAATATCCTAAAAGAAAAAAGTACAGAGATATTCGACTTTGTCTCTGTGATCAATGACATTGCCGATAAAGTAAACTTGTTATCGTTAAATGCATCCATAGAAGCAGCAAGGGCAGGGGAACATGGACGAGGGTTTGCTGTTGTGGCCGAAGAAATATCGAAGTTAGCTGCTGCGACCACTCGTAATTCCAAAGAAATTTCAAAGATCATCCAAGAGAATCTTTCTCTCATCGGTGAAAGTAGTGAACTCATCAATCGGTCTTCTAGTATGATGGGAAAATTGGATTTTGCCATTGGCTCCATCAAAGAAGAGATCACAGGGGTTGGTTCCAAAATTGTAGAGATTGACAAAGCCATCGAAACTATCGACAATCTGAATACGCGGATTTACGAAACCAGTAAAACCATCGAAAACTCCACCAACTTCCAAAAGATCGCGACCGAGGAGTCCACGAAAATCACTGCCGACATTTCAGAATCTGCGGCAAACATTGTCGAAATTTCCAAACATATCTCGGAAAGCAGTAAATCCACGGGAGGGATCATTGTTCAGCTGGATTCCTTGGCCCAGGAGATGACAAAATAGGCATTAGAATGCAGATATTCCTCGCTTAGGATCGAATCCTCGCAAACCCTGCTGGCCTTCCACAAAAAGTGAGTGGGAACTCATTTCCTGGTTGACCAAATCGTTTGAGTACGCATTGTCCATGGTTTGTATACGCACGCACAACTATGAACCGATACTCACAGATTGTTCTTTTTTCCTTCGTTGTTTGCTTTTTTTTAGCAAACCCCATTTCTCTCTCCGCGCAGGAATACATTCCCAGTGCCGGTTGCGAAAAAGATCCTCCGCCAAAAAACCTTCCCTTTCCTATGGATCCGACCAAACAACTTTGTAAAAAGGATATAGAGGACAAAAAAGATAGTTGGTATCTAACGGGTTTGCCACTCATCAACTCCGATCCTAACGAAGGGATCGGGTATGGTGCCCGTGCTTATATTTATGATAATGGAAAAAAAACCGATCCGCTTTTTCATTATACTCCCTATCGTATGCGCGTATTTGCACAATATTTCAATACTAACAAAAATGCTCAATACCACCAAGTCAGTTTGGATATGCCTTTTATTGCCGACACACAATGGAGGTTACGTGCGGATTTATTTTTAACTATCACACCCACAACATTGTATTTTGGAATTGGGGAAGATAGTATGAAACCTCTATCCTATTTGGATCGTAACCAACCGGATGGAAGGCATATAGTGAATGCAAGTTATATGGACCAAGAAAACAACTTGGCTTACTACAGACCAGGAACAAGTTCTGATCCCATTAGTTTAGGAGGGAAAACATATTCCGGATTTCCACAAGGCCAAGGTTATGTTGTCACTGATAAAATGTACAACCGTTATACGATAGAAACTCCGATGGCAACCGCAAGTACAGAACGTTCGTTTGTTGGTGGAACAGTAAGATTGGTTGCTGGTTTAAAATTTTCAAATAACATAGTTAGGACTTATGACGGTAAGTTGGCCCGTGGTGTGGATCCACTTCTGGGTGGTGAACATACAGCAGATGTTCCCAATGGAAAAACTCGACTCACCGAAGATTATGAAGCCAAAAAGATCATTGGATATAATGGTGGTTATGTGAACTCCCTTCGTTTGGGTCTTGTTTACGACACTAGAGATTTTGAACCAGATCCAAACTCCGGAATATTTGCAGAAGCCACTTACGAAAAACATACCAAAGCCATTGGATCCGAATACGACTATCAAAAGTATTTTGCACAAACCAAACTCTTCTGGAGTCCTTTCCCTAAGGTATTCGATAAACTTGTCATCGCCAACCGATTTGGTTTGGGTGTGACCGAAGGAGAAACTCCATTTTATGAATATAGAAATATGTGGGGAACCGAAGGCCTTGTGGGGGGACTTGGAGGTCTTCGAACTTTACGTGGGTTTAAACAAGACCGGTTTGTGGGACGAGCTATGGGTTGGGGGAACACAGAAGTTCGTTGGAAGTTTGCCGAGGCAAGGTTTGGGGATGAATTTTTCGCCTTTAACTTAGTTCCGTTTTTTGATTACGGCCGTGTTTGGGACGATGAACATAAGTTAGGTTGGAAAGGTTATGCCTATTCTCGAGGGCTTGGACTTCGGATTGCATGGAACCAAGCCACCATCATTATGATCGATTATGCAAAGTCTAGAGAAGACGAACAATTGTTTGTAAACTTCAGCCACGTATTTTAGAATTTAAGATTTAAAAAACGGAACAAACCAAATGTGGGCGGCTCACGGGCACTAAGTTCCCAATGGGCCCGTAGGACTTGACCGGGCTACTCCAGGGTGCGCGTTCCGCTCCCGTCACCTGTCATCTAACGATGACAAGTGACCAAGCCTTTCGTATCCCTGCCGCAAGAACTTTTGTATTCTTTAGTATAAAGTTCTTTAAGATAAATTCGATAAAGATTATTGTTATCAAGCTGGGAAATCATATGAAATTAATTTTCACTCTATTCATGACTGTATTTTTTGTAAGTTCCGTTTCAGCACAATGGAAAGATCCATCGGAAAGATTAGAATGGAACAAGGAAGTTGAAAAAAAATGGGGTCAAAAAAATACTCCAGATTCAAACGGAAAATTATCTGTTAACAATCTAATTACCCTGGATACATATATTGATCCATTTTCTCAAAATATGGCAGAGGGAAGATACGGTACTAAGTTCTATTTTAAATATTATAGTTTTAAACTTCCGAAAGAATTCAAAAAAGGGGATACTCTTTTATTGAGAATCACTGAAGTCATCAATCCACTTGATTATTACTTGAGTCGTTTGGATCTAACATATAACGAAAGTTCAATTTTCGAATCTGGCGGAATGTTTCGAATGGATGCATTTTATAAAGGGAGGCCTGTCCCATTTGATGGTCCTGGCATTGAGGTGCAGTTTCCTGTACAGAATCCAACCAATGCTTACAATCTTTATTCTTATCAAAACAACTTGTGGGAAAAAAAACAAGATAATAAGGATATTCAAACATCAGTGAATACAACGGAATCAACTTCTGATAATTTTGAATTCAATCTAAGTTCGATTGATAAAATTGTCAGTGGTATAAAAGGTTTTGTTTGGTGGAATTTCGACGTTCCTCGTAAGAACATTACTTGTCTAACTGGACGGATTAAACCTTCTAATAGAAATTATTCAGTTTCAGTTATTGGAATTAGTAACCTTGGCGTAACTACAAAACAATTTTACACTGATGAGTTTCAGATAAATTATTTGCAGGATGTTATGGTTAAAGTCATCGTTGATGGTGATCATGAGATGTTGGGTGCATCCAATCATATCCAAACTAACAAAGTTGATAGTTATTTTTATAGTGATGACAATAAAAAAGGCAAATGCCAGAACATAGGTGAAATCAATATCAAAAAAGTTAGTCCTGAATTGAAAAACAATCGCGGAGAATTATTAAAATACCTAGGCCTGAATGATATTCTATAGAATAATTATCATAAGGTTACTCGTTCTTTTCTGCTTTCTCAAATAAAACTTTTAAGTCTCCTTCAATGGGTAAAACTTTCATAATTCCAATATTGGAACCACCAGTATTTCCAATCGGAACCCTACCGATGAGAGATCCAATCCCTGCCACGGCCAATCTGATGATTTGTCCAAAGACTTCTCTTTTGTCTTTTTTACGAATTCCCACTTTCAACATCCACCAATGGTTCACTGTATGGGGAAGAACAAACCTTTGTCCCAAAATATGGGCCCGTTCTAGGTGGAAAAAAGATTCTGTATACTTTGAATCTTTATAGAGTGTTTTGGCGATTTCCATTTCCTCTTGGAATGCTTTTTTTAGAATGGGGTGCATGCTCTAATTCTCCTCAAACAATTTTAGGTTTTTAAAACATTACTTGTCTACGATTTCCGATTCATCAAAACGGTGGTCTCTGTTTTGATCCAAATATCTTTTTTGTTTGGAACCTTTGGAATCAAAGATAATGTATTCATCAAATTCACCATCTTGGTCATTGTCTGCAAATTCTGCGGTTTTGATTCCGTTTGTATCATACGACCTTTGGATTGTGAAAAAATCAGTAAGATATGGATTAAAAAATTCAGAGGTTAATATTCCACTGAAATCATAAGTTTTTTGATTTAAAATTTTATCTGTTTCTTTGTCATAACAGGAAAGTTCAATGAGTTTTCTTGTTTTTTTATAATAAGTAGATGTACAATAGTTGTCTTCATCGAAATTATATTCATACAATTCACTTTCCATTGATTTTTTATATTTATTAAACTTATCTTTTTCCAAAGCAAACAGTAAAAGAAAGTATAAGTTCGAAATGAATAATATTCCAGAGACTATTGTCAGTATAAATTTTGTATCTTTTTTTCCCTTTAACTTAGTGAGTTCTCTATAACGATTGTATCTTTGTATGGGAAATACATCTTCCTCCGGAGCTTCTTCCGAATAAGAACCATTTTCAATAATTTCTAAGGCTTTCGTATAATCTAATTCTGAAACATAAATTTCCATTAAATTCGACTGTCTGGGAATCATTGCATTCAAAACATCCAGGTCTTCCCCTTTCGTCATAAACTTAACTTGGTTTGCTGCGAGGGCCGATTCTATGACTTTGATTTTGGTATAATCTGTAGAAGTATATATTAGTTTCATTAGTAGGTTAAATTGTTGGTATCTTCGATATTGTTTTCAAGTAATCTTCTGGGCTTAATCCAATTGTCTTTTTAAAATCTTTTATAAAGTGAGATTGGTCAAAATATCCTAATTCCAAAGCCATTTCTGCATATTGGATTGTTTTTTGGTTTTCGATCCTTTCGGCCACCCCTTGAATCCGGAAACGTTGGATGACCCATTTGGGGCTTACTCCCACATATTCTTGAAATAGTCTTTGGAGATTCCGAAGATTGATAGAAAATAGTTCTGCCAATTGTTCTACTGATTTAATGTTTCCATCTTCTTTGATTCGGTCGACTATCCTATTAATAAATGAAACTTTAAGATCAGGTTTTGGAAGGAGTGTTTCTAACCAAATTTCGATGAATTGGATTTTTTTTTCCACTTCGTCACTTTGAAAAATTTTATTTTCTAATTCAAAGACATCATCGTTTGTGATCTCCTGAATTGAAATTGTTTTGTTCGTCAGGGTAGCCACTGGTTTCTTAAAAAATGGATAAAATCCACCTGGTCGAAATTTGATTCCAAAAACAGAACCTTTCCCTTGTAAAAGAGTAGAGAATCTTCCTTTTGTGACTCCAAAAATTTTCGAATTTCCTTTTTCAAATACAATGTGAATACTAGGGAAAGGAAGGGTTTCAGCTAAATATGGTTTTTTATCTGTTAAGTCCCAACTTACAGTCCAATAATGTTCTATAAAAAAATCTAATTTCTCATTGGCAAAGTATCGATTGTGTTTGGCGAAAAGACTTGCGTTGTTTTGTCGTAAAACTCCTCTAGTTGGTTTTCCTTTTTCCCTCGCCATACAACTTATTTAGAGTTTTGTCGTGTTTTTACAATCCAAATCTTTTCATTTTTGATAGAGTATTTTAGAGGAAATTTATGAAATCGACAAATCAATTGAATCATAGCTTACAACTGAATTTAGAAAAAAGGATTCACTCTTCTTTGGAAATAGTTTGGGAAATTCTTACATCACCAAAATACATTAAAGAATATTTATATGGAACAGATGTTATATCAGATTGGAAAGAGGGAAGTTCTCTTGTTTTTAAAGGAGTTTGGGAAGGAAATTCTTACGAAGAAAACGGAATTATTCTTAGTTTTAAACCTCCCTATACATTCAAATACTCTTATTTTACAGCCTATTTTGGGTTACCAGACATCCCGGAAAACTATTCAATCATCGAGAACCAACTCTCCGAAGAAAATGGAATTGTAACCATTCACCTAAAACAAATTGGTTTCACTGCCGAAGATAAATTAAAACATTCTGAGGAAAGTTGGAATCAATGTTTGGATATTATTAAACAAATTGCTGAAAAAACTTGAGAAAATACTTTCCAAAAAAAGAACTCTATTGATACAATTTCCGTTTATGGACTCGAATCAAATCACAGTACAATCCACTATCAGTGCAGACAATAAAAAAGTTTGGGACTACTATACTTTACCTACGCACATCATCCATTGGAATTTTGCCTCCGACGATTGGCAATGTCCCTGGGCCAAAAACGATCTAACGGTTGGTGGTAAGTATAGTGCAAGAATGGAAGCCAAAGACGGAAGTTTTGGTTTTGAGTTTGAAGCAACTTATGACAAAGTCATCGATCAAAAATTAATTAGTTATATTATGGAAGATGGTAGAAAGGCAAGTGTGTCCTTTGAAGTTTTGGGAAACCAAACTCAGGTAACCGTAACGTTTGATGCAGAAAACCAAAATCCAATTGAAATGCAAAGAGGTGGATGGCAAGCTATCCTTGATAATTTCAAAAAATACACAGAATCCCACTAAACTTAGGTTAGGCTCTTTCGCGTATTCGTGGTTACCTCTATGTTTATTTTGAACTTAAAGAAATTAGCAGAGAGGCATCTTGGTTCATAAAAATATTTTTCCCATGATGGAATGTTTTTATTTCTATATTTTTAAATCCAACCTCGGTCAATAATGATTCTAAGTGTGATCTGTTGAATCCATTGTGTACGTTAGGATGATTGATGTTTTCATTTTTATCAAAATCCACAATGATCAATTTCCCATCTGTGTTTAAGATGGAGTAAAATTGTTTCAGTAAAGTGAGCGTATCGGGAACATGAAGTAAAACCAAAGATGCCAAGATGATGTCGGAATTGATCTTGGATTTCAATTTTGTAAAATCAGAATCAATTACTTTTGCAAGGTCCTTTCGTTCTACCGTATCATATTTGCTAGCAATTTGATTGAATCGATTTGGTTCCATAACGGGGATTTCTTTTGTTTAGACCCGTTCCTTCTACTTCAAACTAAAAATAATCTCCATTCCCTTTTCGTTCTTATGAATTTCTCTCTTTTTCTTTGGATTTTCATCGTCTTTTATATCAAATGCCTTCCTGGAATCTATTGGTCAAAAAATTCTTTAAAGAATCGATTCTCTTGGTTTCAGTATTCCTTCTCTACCTAGTTGTCGGAAAACTAAGTCTAAATCTATCTTCGATTGATGGATACAGTACTCCGGTTTGGCCACCAGCTGGATTGGCACTTGGATTCGTGTTATTATTTGGGAAACGTGTTTGGCCTGCTTTGTTTTTGGGAGCTTACTTTACCAATACCACGTATTTCCCCACTTCAGAAACTTGGATTGAGTTTCTGATTTCTAACCCACAAAACATAACCATATCACTCGGGAATTCCAGTTCGGCTGTTTTAGGAGCTTATTTTTTAAAAAAATATTCGGATCCCAATTTGAATATTTTCCAAGTCCACGAACTTTTGGTATTTTTTATTTTAGCAGGTCCAGTCACTGCATTCATTGCTTCTACTATTGGAAGTTTTTCTTTATATTATTTTAAGATCATTTACTTTGAGTTTCTTTTTCAAACTTGGCTTACTTGGTGGATGGGTGATTCTATCGGGATTATTATTTTTACTCCTCTTCTCATTCTTATTTGGAAATGGTATTTAGGGGAAGAGAAACTCATAAGATTAATTATCTTTGCTTCGGCAACAATGAGTACATTTGTTTTTACCTTATCAATTTTTTTCATTACAAGAAACTGGGAAAAAGAATTTATCAAATACCGAATCAAATCAGATGGACATATTATATCTAGCGATATAGAAAACCGACTTTATGAAAACATAAGGCTTGTTAAATCATTAGGGGCTTTTATTTCTTTAACGGAAAACTTAAATCGTCAATACTTTGAACAGTTTTCCAACGGAATCATTGGCGACTCCAGTAGTTTTACTGCATTATCATGGAATCGTCTGGTATCTAATTCGTCGCGTGCCGTTGTGGAGGCTCAACTTAAAAAAGACTACTCCGAATCAAATGGGGTCACAATCAGAAAAGAAAATAGAATGTTACGATCTCCAATCAGTGATAAATATGTTTTGATTCGATACATTCATCCTTATTTAGAAAATAAACAAGCTGTTGGGTATAACTTACTTTCTGATCAAGTTAGGAAGGATGCTCTATTCAGTGCAATGTCTAGAAAAGACATTGAGATAACCGGTAAAATTAATTTAATACAAAATTTAGATAATAACTTGGGTTTTTTGCTTTTTTATCCTGTGACCCGATGGAATGGAGAATTTGGATTTGCCACTGCAGTGATTCGGCTTGAATCCATTATCAATAAATCACTTGTTAGTAATGATCCAAATCATTTGTGTATAAAAGTTGAGGAATTTAAAGATCCTTTTCATACAGATATTTTTTCAAAAGATTGTTTGAACAATGAAGAAAGGATATTTGCAGATTATTTTTATGAATACCCAATCACAATTGGGTCGCATGTATTAAACATAAGAGCAATTGCTACGAAAGAGTATTTTCAAAAAAATCTTACGAATGCATCACGATTTATTCTAATCATTTCATCCTTACTAACAGGACTTCTCGGAATCCTTTTACTCATCATTATGGGTAAAGAAAAAAGCATTCAAGACATAGTTGAAAAAAGAACTTTCGAATTGGAAAAAGCCAATCTTGTGAAATCAGAGTTTTTGGCAAATATGAGTCATGAGATTCGTACGCCCATGAATGGGGTTTTAGGAATGTTAACTTTATTAGAACAAACTAATGTTGATTTAGAACAAAAAGATTATTTGGATAATGCAAAAAAGGCAGTTTTGTCGTTATTGACAATCATCAACGACATCCTAGATGTCTCAAAATTAGAAAATAAAAGATTAGAGATGGATCTAAAGCCTACAAATATACATAAACTATGTAAGGATTTGATTCAACTTTTTATACCAGATGCGCGTAAGAAGAATTTGGAGTTTTATGTCAATGTATCTGGTTTGGATTCCAATCTTTATGCGTTAGTGGATGAAAATCGTCTTCGTCAAATATTGATTAATTTAATTGGAAACGCATTGAAATTTACGTTCACTGGATCTCTAAGTTTGGATGTAAACTTGAGCGAAGATCGAAATTATATAGTGTTCACAGTCAAAGATACTGGAATTGGGATTTCGCCAGAAAACATTTCTAGGTTATTCAATCGTTTTGTCCAACTAGAAGATTCAAGAACAAAAAAATTTGAAGGTTCTGGGCTTGGTCTTTATATTTCTAAACAACTTGTTAATTTGATGGGTGGGGAAATTGAAGTACAAAGTGTTTTGAATGTAGGATCAACATTTCAGTTTACAATTCCTTTTGAAGAAACGGATCAAAGAGAAATACAGATTGAAAACTTACATTTGAAGTTAGTTGGAGAAAATGATCATTTCCATGTGTTGATCGCAGAAGATAATTCTTTAAACCAAAAATTTATAGTGAAATTATTTGAGAAAGAAAATATTAAAACGAGTGTTGCTACTAACGGAATCGAAGTGATCCAGTTGTTAGATGAATCGCTGGTCCATATTGATAATAGATTTGATATGATCCTTATGGACATACAAATGCCTCTCATGGATGGAATGGAAGCTACAAAACTCATTCGGAAACGTAATGATTCATATCGAGATATACCTATCATTGCCATCACTGCAAATAGTATGGATTCTCAACTAAAAGAATATTTGGAAAATGGAATGAATGGGTATGTAAAAAAACCAATCATCCTTACTGAGTTGATGACAGCCATTTATAAAAATTTAAAAAAATAACCTTATTTTTTTAAATTTCCCCTCGTTTTATTCCATTGACAAAATATGTCTCATTCAGTTTATTTAGATTCTATTCCGGGAGGAATGAGGTGGAACTCCTCAACTGACGGCGCAACCGTAAATTCTTATCCAATAAAGATAAGGAAAGTCGGATCTTCCCACATATGAATCGCCCGTAAACGATCATCTGTACCGAAAATTTTTTCAGGGCCCCGGACTATTGCTACCGGGATACCCACACCTTCTTCCAAACAAGTTGTAGTGTTCCGGGTCGATGAGATTTGGCCGTGGAAAACAAACATTCCATTCCAGTCTTTACCAACAAATGTATGTTTGTTGGTAATATATGTAATACTCCTTTGGCAAAGGATACATATACAAATATAAAAATTGTAAACCTGGAGTTGTTGGATGGATTACCAATCGGAAGTTTTATTAAAAGAGAATCAGGATCGATTTGTGATCCTTCCCATCAAGTACCCTAAAATTTGGGAGATGTATAAGAAACAACAGGCTTCCTTTTGGACTGCTGAAGAAATTGATTTAAGTAGCGATTTAGATGATTGGAATTCCTTGTCCAATAACGAAAGGTTTTTTTTAAGTAATGTTTTGGCATTTTTTGCAGCAAGTGATGGAATCGTAAACGAAAACTTAGCTGTCAACTTTATGCGTGAAGTCCAACTTCCTGAAGTTAGGTGTTTTTATGGGTTTCAAATTATGATGGAAAATATCCATTCAGAAACCTATTCACTTTTAATTGATACATACATCAAAGATCCAAAAGAAAAACATAAACTCTTCCATTCTATAGAAACCATTCCTGCTGTAGAAAAAAAAGCCAAATGGGCTTTACGTTGGATTGGTGAAGGTAATTTTGCGGAACGATTACTTGCCTTTGCCGCAGTGGAGGGAATCTTTTTTAGCGGAAGTTTCTGTGCCATCTTTTGGATGAAAAAACGAGGTCTCCTTCCTGGCCTTAGTTTTTCCAATGAACTGATCAGTCGCGATGAAGGTTTGCATTGTGAGTTTGCTTGTATTCTTTTTAAAATGTTACAAAACAAACCAAGTGCCGATCGTGTTTACGAAATATTTACAGATGCAGTCAATATCGAAAAAGAATTCATCACCGAATCATTGTCAGTGGATCTTATTGGTATGAACGCTAAACTAATGCGACAATACATTGAATTTGTAGCTGACCGTTGGCTCATTGAACTTGGATTTGAAAAACTTTATTATTCCGCAAATCCTTTTGATTTTATGGAAATGATTTCTTTACAAGGGAAAACAAACTTTTTTGAAAAACGAGTAGGGGATTACCAAAAGGCCGGTGTTTTAAATTCGGAACAAGGTTTTACATTCTCTCTAAATGAAGATTTTTAAAAATTTAAGATAAGGAAATTATATGTTCGTACTCAAAAGAAATGGAAAAAAGGAATCAGTAAAGTTTGATAAAGTCACAGCTCGGATTGAAAAATTATCCTATGGCCTGAGTCGATTGGTTAGTCCCATCGATGTAGCCAAAAAAGTCATCGAAGGAATTTATGACGGCGTCAGTACTTCGGAACTAGACAATCTGGCAGCTGAAATTGCAGCATCCCTTACCACCAAACATCCTGACTATGCACTTCTTGCTAGTCGTATCGCCGTAAGTAACCTACACAAAAACACAACTAAATCTTTTTCGGAAACAATGGAACGGTTGTATTCTTATATCGATCCTAAAACAAAAAAAGTTATGCCTTTGATTGCAGAAGACGTATGGGAGATCGTAAAACAACATTCGGAACTGTTAGATAGTTCCATTATTTATGACAGAGACTTTGGGTTTGATTATTTTGGATTTCGAACTCTCGAAAAATCTTATTTGTTAAAACTCGACGGCAAAATTGTAGAACGCCCGCAACATATGTATATGCGTGTAGCCCTAGGTATCCACAAACATAGAATTGACGATGTAATCAAAACTTATCATTTAATGAGCGAACGTTGGTTTACACATGCAACGCCCACTCTTTTTAATGCAGGAACACCTAAACCACAAATGAGTAGTTGTTTTCTTTTGACGATGAAAGACGACAGCATTGATGGGATTTATGATACCCTCAAACAAACAGCAAAAATTTCACAGAGTGCCGGTGGGATCGGACTTTCCATTCATAACATTCGAGCCACAGGTTCTTATATTGGAGGAACTAACGGAACCAGTAACGGAATCATTCCCATGTTACGTGTGTTTAATGATACGGCACGATATGTAGACCAAGGTGGTGGAAAACGAAAAGGTGCCTTTGCTATCTATTTAGAACCATGGCATGCTGATATCTTTCCGTTTTTGGAATTAAAGAAAAATCATGGTAAAGAAGAGATGCGTGCTCGTGATCTGTTTTTTGCTCTCTGGATTTCAGATCTATTTATGAAACGAGTGGAAGAGGGTGGTGATTGGAGTTTGTTTTGTCCAAATGAAGCCCCTGGGCTTTCTGATGTGTATGGGGAAGAGTTTGTTTCTTTATACGAACAATATGAAAGAGAAGGGCGAGCACGAACTAAAGTCAAAGCGCAAGACCTCTGGTTTGCCATTGTGGAATCACAAATAGAAACAGGAACTCCTTATCTATTATACAAAGATGCAGCCAATTCTAAAAGTAAT from Leptospira noumeaensis includes:
- a CDS encoding methyl-accepting chemotaxis protein; this encodes MFSKFFAPKNAMTISDDLFTEVMLRNNKRMFLSFLSILALANIATLSIKISGKGSDYLTYESILIEFVLATSILIVGFLLSTKLKTHWASSYISITGVTLCLLVFQYVIYGATELAATFYISFVLSVLYFNRNASIYNFILIIFSEILLFVLRPELIPGGPRSNIIVRFLIFVWVGIGATVGATATRNLLNLAVEKQKEAKKALDNLLNMAKTILRTIDLMKEQIRNQDTISEELKQISEHQASSLSEISNSLKELSSKADSNNKIAKLLYNESEVSIQSVNDLKTINETVQVGTGRIYKNLDVVMGYSNDTSEHIQLSKSKFNILKEKSTEIFDFVSVINDIADKVNLLSLNASIEAARAGEHGRGFAVVAEEISKLAAATTRNSKEISKIIQENLSLIGESSELINRSSSMMGKLDFAIGSIKEEITGVGSKIVEIDKAIETIDNLNTRIYETSKTIENSTNFQKIATEESTKITADISESAANIVEISKHISESSKSTGGIIVQLDSLAQEMTK
- the omp85 gene encoding Omp85 family outer membrane protein, coding for MNRYSQIVLFSFVVCFFLANPISLSAQEYIPSAGCEKDPPPKNLPFPMDPTKQLCKKDIEDKKDSWYLTGLPLINSDPNEGIGYGARAYIYDNGKKTDPLFHYTPYRMRVFAQYFNTNKNAQYHQVSLDMPFIADTQWRLRADLFLTITPTTLYFGIGEDSMKPLSYLDRNQPDGRHIVNASYMDQENNLAYYRPGTSSDPISLGGKTYSGFPQGQGYVVTDKMYNRYTIETPMATASTERSFVGGTVRLVAGLKFSNNIVRTYDGKLARGVDPLLGGEHTADVPNGKTRLTEDYEAKKIIGYNGGYVNSLRLGLVYDTRDFEPDPNSGIFAEATYEKHTKAIGSEYDYQKYFAQTKLFWSPFPKVFDKLVIANRFGLGVTEGETPFYEYRNMWGTEGLVGGLGGLRTLRGFKQDRFVGRAMGWGNTEVRWKFAEARFGDEFFAFNLVPFFDYGRVWDDEHKLGWKGYAYSRGLGLRIAWNQATIIMIDYAKSREDEQLFVNFSHVF
- a CDS encoding DUF3703 domain-containing protein → MHPILKKAFQEEMEIAKTLYKDSKYTESFFHLERAHILGQRFVLPHTVNHWWMLKVGIRKKDKREVFGQIIRLAVAGIGSLIGRVPIGNTGGSNIGIMKVLPIEGDLKVLFEKAEKNE
- a CDS encoding putative signal transducing protein — its product is MKLIYTSTDYTKIKVIESALAANQVKFMTKGEDLDVLNAMIPRQSNLMEIYVSELDYTKALEIIENGSYSEEAPEEDVFPIQRYNRYRELTKLKGKKDTKFILTIVSGILFISNLYFLLLFALEKDKFNKYKKSMESELYEYNFDEDNYCTSTYYKKTRKLIELSCYDKETDKILNQKTYDFSGILTSEFFNPYLTDFFTIQRSYDTNGIKTAEFADNDQDGEFDEYIIFDSKGSKQKRYLDQNRDHRFDESEIVDK
- a CDS encoding helix-turn-helix transcriptional regulator, which codes for MAREKGKPTRGVLRQNNASLFAKHNRYFANEKLDFFIEHYWTVSWDLTDKKPYLAETLPFPSIHIVFEKGNSKIFGVTKGRFSTLLQGKGSVFGIKFRPGGFYPFFKKPVATLTNKTISIQEITNDDVFELENKIFQSDEVEKKIQFIEIWLETLLPKPDLKVSFINRIVDRIKEDGNIKSVEQLAELFSINLRNLQRLFQEYVGVSPKWVIQRFRIQGVAERIENQKTIQYAEMALELGYFDQSHFIKDFKKTIGLSPEDYLKTISKIPTI
- a CDS encoding SRPBCC family protein, producing MKSTNQLNHSLQLNLEKRIHSSLEIVWEILTSPKYIKEYLYGTDVISDWKEGSSLVFKGVWEGNSYEENGIILSFKPPYTFKYSYFTAYFGLPDIPENYSIIENQLSEENGIVTIHLKQIGFTAEDKLKHSEESWNQCLDIIKQIAEKT
- a CDS encoding SRPBCC family protein, whose translation is MDSNQITVQSTISADNKKVWDYYTLPTHIIHWNFASDDWQCPWAKNDLTVGGKYSARMEAKDGSFGFEFEATYDKVIDQKLISYIMEDGRKASVSFEVLGNQTQVTVTFDAENQNPIEMQRGGWQAILDNFKKYTESH
- a CDS encoding class I SAM-dependent methyltransferase, whose product is MEPNRFNQIASKYDTVERKDLAKVIDSDFTKLKSKINSDIILASLVLLHVPDTLTLLKQFYSILNTDGKLIIVDFDKNENINHPNVHNGFNRSHLESLLTEVGFKNIEIKTFHHGKNIFMNQDASLLISLSSK